One window of Suricata suricatta isolate VVHF042 chromosome 6, meerkat_22Aug2017_6uvM2_HiC, whole genome shotgun sequence genomic DNA carries:
- the LOC115294794 gene encoding serine protease inhibitor Kazal-type 6: MKLLNVFLLLSLALFSIFSGVFSQEGQVDCGEFRDPKVYCTRESNPHCGSDGQTYGNQCAFCKAVVKSGGKISLKHQGKC, from the exons ATGAAATTATTAAatgtctttctgctcctctctctggctcttttcagcattttctcag gtgtctTCAGTCAAGAAGGACAG GTTGACTGCGGTGAGTTCCGGGATCCCAAGGTCTATTGCACGCGGGAATCTAATCCCCACTGTGGTTCTGATGGCCAGACATATGGCAATCAATGTGCCTTCTGTAAGGCGGTGGT gAAAAGTGGTGGAAAGATCAGCCTAAAGCATCAAGGAAAATGCTGA